A stretch of Lactuca sativa cultivar Salinas chromosome 6, Lsat_Salinas_v11, whole genome shotgun sequence DNA encodes these proteins:
- the LOC111901146 gene encoding protein LURP-one-related 4, whose product YIYLYITLHHLITEVASLPTMAKVYPQAPSSSLPSSSSSSSSSSSSPSSSPYLSSKQECFTIWMKSLVYNSHGCTAYNSKGEIIYRVDNYDKKCSSQVYLMDIRGNVLFSIQRKKLRVFGCWDGYKWDFSKKQRWFRVTSKRQKIHVDLACDQGYKIVKSGGKLGFKIMNLDQDRALVAEIKPKQTATGVHLGDDVFTLTVEPNIDQSLIMAIVMVHGLIHRQL is encoded by the exons TACATTTATCTATATATAACCCTCCATCATCTTATAACAGAAGTTGCTTCTCTCCCTACCATGGCTAAGGTTTATCCTCAAGCTCCATCATCATCActtccatcatcatcatcatcatcatcatcatcatcatcctcaccATCATCATCGCCATACTTGAGCTCAAAGCAAGAATGCTTCACAATATGGATGAAATCGTTAGTGTACAACAGCCATGGATGCACTGCATACAATTCGAAAGGTGAAATCATTTATCGGGTCGACAATTATGACAAGAAATGCAGCTCGCAAGTTTACTTGATGGATATTCGAGGCAACGTTCTTTTCTCCATACAAAGAAAG AAATTACGAGTTTTTGGATGTTGGGATGGATACAAGTGGGATTTTTCCAAGAAACAACGATGGTTTCGTGTCACGAGTAAACGTCAAAAGATTCATGTAGATTTAGCATGTGATCAAGGTTACAAGATTGTTAAAAGTGGTGGGAAATTAGGGTTCAAGATTATGAATCTTGATCAAGATCGTGCCTTGGTTGCAGAAATTAAACCAAAGCAAACGGCTACAGGAGTTCATCTTGGAGACGATGTTTTTACATTAACTGTGGAACCCAATATCGATCAATCGTTGATCATGGCGATTGTTATGGTTCATGGTTTGATTCATCGTCAACTTTAA